One Astyanax mexicanus isolate ESR-SI-001 chromosome 3, AstMex3_surface, whole genome shotgun sequence genomic region harbors:
- the psmb9a gene encoding proteasome subunit beta type-9 — MLEESSLQPEWLSEEVSTGTTIIAIAFEGGVVIGSDSRVSAGASVVNRVMNKLSPLHDKIYCALSGSAADAQTMAEIVNYQLDVHSIEVGEDPLVRSAATLVKNISYKYKEELSAHLIVAGWDRRAGGQVYVTLDGLLARQPFAIGGSGSSYIYGFVDAEYRQGMTKKDCQEFVVNALALAMNRDGSSGGVAYFVTIDKDGTDEKCILGNKLPTFFDE, encoded by the exons ATGTTGGAAGAATCGTCTCTACAGCCCGAGTGGCTTTCTGAAGAGGTCTCAACCGGG ACTACAATCATAGCCATAGCGTTTGAAGGTGGAGTTGTGATTGGATCCGACTCACGCGTATCTGCTGG ggcATCAGTGGTGAATCGTGTCATGAATAAGCTCTCACCACTCCATGACAAGATCTACTGTGCTTTATctggatctgctgctgatgcTCAGACCATGGCTGAGATAGTCAACTACCAACTTGATGTGCACAG CATTGAGGTGGGAGAAGACCCCCTTGTTCGCTCAGCTGCTACATTAGTGAAGAATATCTCCTACAAGTACAAAGAAGAACTGTCTGCACATCTCATTGTTGCTGGCTGGGACAGGAGAGCTGGTGGACAG GTCTATGTAACGCTGGATGGCCTCCTGGCTAGGCAGCCCTTTGCTATTGGTGGCTCAGGTAGTTCATACATCTATGGGTTTGTAGATGCCGAATACCGACAAGGCATGACAAAGAAAGACTGCCAAGAGTTCGTTGTAAATG CATTGGCTCTGGCTATGAACAGAGATGGTTCCAGTGGAGGCGTTGCTTATTTTGTTACCATTGACAAAGATGGTACAGATGAAAAGTGCATTCTTGGAAATAAGCTACCTACATTTTTcgatgagtga
- the psmb12 gene encoding proteasome 20S subunit beta 12: MDRPPNPQNTGVSTGTTILAVKFNGGVIIGSDSRASIGGSYVSNKMINKLIQVHDKIFCCIAGSLADAQAVTKMAKFQLSFHSIQMEAPPLVKAAASVLKELCYNNREELQAGFITAGWDRKRGPQVYTVSMGGMLISQPFTIGGSGSTFIYGYADAKFKPDMSREECLQFTTNALTLAIGRDNVSGGVVHMVVITEDGVEHVVVPGDKLPKFHDE; encoded by the exons ATGGACAGACCCCCGAACCCTCAGAATACTGGAGTCAGCACAGGT ACGACCATCCTTGCAGTGAAGTTTAATGGAGGAGTTATTATTGGTTCTGATTCCAGGGCCTCAATCGGTGG GTCGTATGTGTCAAATAAAATGATCAACAAGCTGATTCAGGTTCATGACAAAATATTCTGTTGCATTGCTGGATCATTGGCAGATGCACAAGCCGTTACAAAAATGGCCAAGTTTCAGCTATCTTTCCACAG CATACAGATGGAGGCTCCTCCCTTGGTGAAAGCTGCAGCATCTGTGCTGAAGGAACTGTGCTACAACAATAGGGAAGAGCTGCAGGCCGGTTTTATCACAGCGGGCTGGGACAGGAAAAGAGGGCCACAG GTGTACACAGTGTCGATGGGAGGAATGCTGATTAGTCAACCTTTTACTATTGGCGGTTCTGGTAGTACCTTTATCTATGGCTATGCAGACGCTAAATTCAAACCTGACATGAGCCGAGAGGAGTGTCTTCAGTTCACTACAAATG CTTTGACCCTGGCTATAGGCAGAGATAACGTGAGTGGGGGCGTGGTCCACATGGTGGTGATCACTGAGGATGGAGTGGAACATGTGGTTGTTCCTGGTGATAAACTGCCCAAGTTCCATGATGAATAG